ACAACTGAAGAGTTCAAAAAGCTTGGTGAACTAGTGTTTGTCCACGATGAAAAAACACAAGCCATGTCGCTTTCTTCTCATAAAGGAAACAGACTCTCGTTGGTCTCACTGGAGATATTGCGTTTTGGGTTTCAAGCCCTCTGGATGATGAGATTGTCTCGTGGACATGCCTCCTCAATGTTTCTGATCCCAGAATCCCGTCTCTAGGAGACGATTCGGTTTATTCTCCACATTTCCTCGAGAAAAACGACACCATCGTACTTCTTAGTAGAGAGAAGGAAGAACGTGAAGAGTGGGATGAAGCTTTTCTGAAAACGGGTGATGAAGAAGTTTCAAAAGCATATATAAGCCTCCTCAAAATCAACAAAACAGGAGTACTTGGTCGTGTTCGCATTGTTGAAACATCTTTTTGGCATCCTTTCTTCTGCGGCTATGTATACACGCCGAGTCTCGTCCGAGTTCCAGATCTGCCTCACCGTCCATCCCATTTCAGGTTTTGCTAAATGAGTCTTCATTAATTGTATATGCACTTGTCTTAGCATTTGTGTCCTTAAGTTGTTTGTGTACTTGTAAGGAAGCATGTTTGTGTATATATGGTTCAGTTATGTTATATGCTTTGTAATATTGAAATTGTGAGAGTTTATTTTTTTGACACTTCCTTCTTATTTCAGGTCTGAGTGTTCCAGACCTTTGAAGATCTCTAGAAGCCAGGCGCTGTCATTGCTACCAGCGTTGGAGTTATAGATACCTTTCAGCTTGGGATACTTTGTTTGTGTGACCTTTTGAATTACTATGATTCAGACTCTTGTCTTTTCAATTTCAAGACTTGGGTTTTTTATTTTGCTATTTGCCATCGATGTGCATGTATTAGATCTTTTCTGTGCATTCCCTTTTCTGATATATCTCAGGAGGCCAACTTGTGCTACATGGCAAGCAAATGCGAGAGCCAGGAGATTTACAAGGCGGGCTGTCTCGGTCACGAATATGACTTCCTGGAGCGCAAGGAGTGTCTCAACAGAGTCTTGGTGAAACAGCTACAGGGATACAAGCAGGGTAACCAAGACCCCAATAAAACGGCGACAGGGATTTAAGCTGTTGCTACTCTTTTGTCATAGGACAGCCACAGTTGAACTCCGAGCCAGCAGAGAGTGGATGAATCTGCTTATCAAAGACAAAGGTTCTAGTGATATTGTATCCCCAACAATCAACATGAGAAGAAGAGGGACCGCTTTTGCTACTCTCTTGTCTTCTCATTAATGGCTTCCTCAAACCGCAGAGATGGTAATCTCCAGCACTAAGTTCTAAGTACTCAGCTCCGTTGATCATCGGATGAGGAACTTCCATTTGAATGAATCCATTGTTTCCACAACAATAAGGTTGATGAGACTGCATCACAATCCCATACCAATGAACTGGAAATGAGCTGGAGTTCCATAGAGGATTGCTGCGTTTGATTTATAGCATGCATGCCACAAGGTGAGAACCATCAGATTTCAGACCACAGAACACAGAACCACCCTCTCCATAGGAAATTGCAATTGAAGCCATTGAGCCAAGAGCTGAAGCAAGCTGCCATAGTCTAGTGAAAAGCACAAGCTGAAGCAAGGAGATTTCATTCCCTTGCTCTCCTTTCAAACATTCTTATCCTACACACACGCTTCTTAGTTCCTCTCTTCACTTTCTGAGACATTCCATAGAATGGGTACATAGCAAAAAAGTCACAAGAAGTTCCACATAACTGAGACCTTTCTTTCTTTACTTCAATCATGGACATGCAACATCTAAAAGAATTGAAGCAATGAGAGAAGCATTGGTGTCCAAGAAACAACGGAGCCATGAGGAGACAGATCTCCGAAGATTCAGGAAACAGTCTTGAAGTGGAAAATTCAGACAACCATGTCAAAGAAGGATCTCGTCTCTGTAATCTTCTGAAATGAAAACAAAAGCACTTACCCCTTTTGGGTGATGAAAGTACGAGCGAGAGTTATACATTCAGCACTAGCTCATGGAAATCTTGAGAAACACCAGAGAGAGAGAGAGAGAGAGATAGCCAGATGGGTAACAGGTCAAAGACTTCAAGGAAAGGCAAAAAAGCATGGAGAGCTAACATAAGCACCGAGGACATCGAAGATTTCTTCGAGAAATCAACCAAAGACGCTCTCTCCGGCGGAAACCTCTCCGCCGCTCCAAGCGAGGATCTCTTCCACGTCGACAAATCTCATGGTTTTCCCTCTCACCCGCTTGATAAAATTTGATGGGTTGTTAGAATATTCACGAAAGTTTTAATTTTTATTATGGTTTTTTTTTTTAAGATCAGACATTCCGGTGAAACGGAAGATTGAGAAACACAGAGAGAAGGCTCTCCGGTGCGACAGTGTTTTAAAGAAGAACCCTTTTGTCCAGGTCGTGTCGTCTTCGAAACCCAAGTCGAAGATTAGCAAGAAGAAGACAAACGTTGTGGAAAGCAAAACTTTTAAACAAGCTCAAAAGGTGTGACCTTTATAGATCTGAACTGAAGCTGTATTGTCTTTTTTTTCTTCCTGGGAGCTTATATTCAAATGATTCTCACTTGTTTGCAGAATGTTGATGACGGTTCTGTAATGACGGACTTGTGGGGTGATGATGATAATAATAACGGTAATGTTTAATGTAATTAATCGTTTTTTTTTACCGGTTTAGAATGTTAAGATTTAACATTTTGTTTGGTAACAGGAGAACATGAGAAGAACCCTAGAAAGGTAATGTCTCTTAACCTTGTTCTTGTATTGGAGAAGTGATTTGGTTTTGAGACTGAACTCTTTTTCTTGTTTGTGCAGATTTGGAAAATGACTTCGAGTATTCCAGCAGTAGAAGTTGATCCTGCAGGATGTTCATACAACCCTACAGCCGAAAGCCACGAGGTTAAAAATCTTTACTATGAATATAAGACTCAGTGACTCACTGACATGAGCTAGTTGAGTAATTTGCGTCGACTTCTCTCATAGGATATGTTGGCGGAAGCAGTTGCTCAAGAAATGCAGAAAGTTTACAAAAATGAGTTAGGTCCTGAGCCAGTTCCTTTGACTATTGATGGAAACAACAACATTGAAGACGAGGCGGGTCTTTTGAGTGTGTGCAATAGAATAATTAATGGGAAGAGTGCCTACTTTCTTGGAGTGGATAACGGTAGCGAAGGTGAAGAGGAAGCAGACGCTGAGAAAGAAAGTTCTGAGGCTGGGAATAATAAGTAAGCTCTCTCTATGTTTCCAGACAACATATACTGTAATAAAGAGTTGGATTTGATGTTTTTTTGGAATCTTTTCTACTGCAGAAACGCAAGAACAACGAAGAGGGTGACACGCGTGGTGTTGAATAAGCGATCTAGACAAAAGGCGTTGCGGAAGATGGAGACAAAGGAAAAGTTAAAAGAGAAGTTATCGAAGGAAATTGATAGGTAAGTTTGTGATTTTTTTTTAGTGTATTCAATCACGGTAATTGCATGTTCTTACTATTGTTCTTGTGTGCTTTCTTTCTTTCTCGTAGTTTGCCTAAGATCTTTAATTTAGCTTCACTTTACAACAACTTTTAGTTAAGCAGTTCAATCCATTAACAGATTGCGTAATTTCAAGTGCTCTAATATTTTTTTGCAAACTGCAAAGTTCCACATTTTGTTTCTGTAAGATCCACGTGAAGAGTTAAACTAACCAAGGGTCACAGAAAAAATCTTTACCTCGTAGCCCAGGAAGTACAAGCTGAATTTCATCTCAGAGAAATCAAGCCTTTTCAGCAATCTGGACAAATCAAACATAGAACGTGTAGTTTCCCCTGGGGACTTTACAAACGAAAGGAAAGAAGGCATATATGCAATATGCAATAGTTCACTTAGGGGAAAAATATGTAATATGTAACTTAGGAGAGAAGATCATTCAAGAGGTGAAGACACTTACGACATTCCCAGGACACGTGAGTAGAAGTCAAGACTAGCCTTACATCTGCAAGTTAAAATAAAAAAACAGACAGAATAGAACAATATCAAGTGTTGAAAGAGCAAGACGGATTAGAACACCTACTCACAAGAAGAGTAGTACTCAATACATTCACAAGCTTGCACATGGATTAAAAAAAAAAGATGAAACATGTATACAGACACATAAAAATATTAAAACAGAAACAAATTTATCTTAGCACAGCTTTTCAGTAATCTTGCAAATAACATGAGGGGTTGGGTTAAAGAGACGATACTCTTTCATGAACCAATTACTCCACCTCAGAGCATGTTTGTCCCCCTTGTTCCTGAAGCGATATCTGAATCTCGACGTTCCCCCAATTATTTCATCAGTCTCCTCGGATCGGATCAAGATGGCACTTCCAATGCGAACCCAACACCCTTCGTGATCAACGGGGAAATTATTTCGATTCGGTTTCCCCAAGTAGAGCCACTCTCGAGGGTTAAGGATGGGATGGGCTGTCTGCGGAAGGAGCCATGGCTCTCGAGTGTACAACTCCTCCCCCAATTCCACTATCAATCCCGGAATCGCCACTGCTTCTCCTTCAATCTTTGGCCGCAGAAAACCCTCTATGATCTCACTGTCTGAGATCCCACTTTCTTCCTCGCCGAATCCTGCCATCCTCGTCGTCATCCCTAGCCGATATTGAATTTGAGAATCATATGTTATCGATGATATATATACAAGTTCCTAAACCCATTGGGAAAAGGAAATCTACCAAATATGTGTAAATACAAGGGTTGGCCCTCCAAACTATAATAAAAACTACTTTATATGAAGCTTTTTTTTTTTTTTTGTCCACTCAAGTTTTATAAGCTTCATGGGCTAAAAAGTACAAAGACTAAGTTACAAATATTGATCTTGGCCCAACTACACAACTGATATCTTATCAAAAGATATTACAATTCAGAACATAAACGTGTCACTCATGTAGATTAGGCTTGCTACGTGGCATTCATCTGAGTAAAGTGAGGACACCAAGCCTCTTCTCACCTCCAGCGAAGACGCAGGCTAACCGAGGATGCTTCTTCCAATAATCCACGACAAGCTTGATTCCGCTGTAAGCTTGACTCTGCCACGACCTTAACTCCACTTAACCTTGTACTCCTTGGTATACCTTCCACCTTAACCTTGATTGCTTAAACCAGAGAGGCTTTTTATCCACCATAATTTACGCCGGAGAAAGCTAAAGTTCGATCGAGAGAAGACCCTTTGCCGGACCGTCAAAGTAACGCCGACTCTTCTGAATCCATCTCATAATCGACTTCAAAATCTATCAAACTCAATCTTTTTTTCAAGAAGAGATGCTTCACCTTTGCCAATTAAGGCTAATCTTTCTTCTGAAGACTGATTCTCTGTGGAAGGGATTGAAGTGAACGGTGAAGAAGGTATCTGCTTAGAAATCAACGGGATTAGAATTGAAACGAAGTGGAAAGTAAAGATAAAACCGATCAAAAGATGATCAGGATTCTATTAAATTTCAAACCAAACAGGAAAATAAAATCGAAGAACATGAAGAACATATCCTAATTTGGTTTGAAAAGCAAAACAAAATCGCCTACGCGAAATTTTATATCCGCTATTCGGAAAAGAACATCGATCCTAAGATCGAAACTATATTACAGCAAAAAACAATGTAAGAGAATGGAAAGTCCATATTATAGATTCTCTCTAACGTTCTTATTCTCTGTAATTATGATCTCAATATTGTCTTACTTTTTACTGTAACCATGTACATATAAGAGTTAAGCTCTACTAATCAATAAAATCATTCAAGTCCAATACTCAATATGGTATCAGAGCCATCATAGGGCTAAACCTATTTTTCTTTTTCCTTTTCCGCTGTTTCCATCTTTCTTTTTGTCCGTTCTCTAAAATCCCTTCTCTATTCTCTCTGTTTCACTCTGTTCCTCTGTGACTATATCCATGGCTGATAATACCACTGAACGTGCTCTTGTCTTTGACCCCGCAAATCCTCGCACCTCCTTACTATCCGTCAATATGTCGGGTGTTACCAAACTCACGACTGCCAATTATCTGATGTGGAGTCGACAAATTCGAGCACTGCTTGAAGGTCACGAACTCCATCACTTTATTGAGAATACAAACGCAGCGCCATCTCCGACAGATAACATTGCTGGAGAAGTGCAACCAAATCCTGCGTATACACCGTGGAGACGACAAGATCGACTCCTCTACAGCTCAATCATCAGAGCTATTTCTTTACCGGTTCAGACGGTGGTCTCTAGTGCTACCACCACAAAGGAGGTATGGGATCTGTTAGCATCCACTTTTGGGAATCCCACTCGTGGTCACATACGCCAGCTCAAGAAACAAATCGAAATCTGTGTGAAAGGTACTCAAACCATAAGTGACTATCTTCGCACCATCAAATCGAAGGCGGACGAACTTGCTCTACTAGGCAAACCGATGGACCCAGAAGATCTCACAGAGCGCATTCTTGATGGTCTAAGTGATGACTACAAACCTGAGATAGATGCGATCAATGGGCGTGATACTACTATTCCCTTTGCTGAACTACACGAAAGGCTTCTCAACCGTGAAGCTATGCTCATGTGTAAGGAACCCTCTGTCCCTGGACCAATCGTTGCTCATGCCACTGATACTAGAACACGTCAACCATGGAAGCAACACAACAACAACAATAGTCAGTCACGCCACAACAACAATCAGCAGTCTACTCAACAACGGTTTTCTAAACCTTACTTAGGCCGCTGTCAAGCCTGTGGTATACAGGGTCACAGTGCACGCTATTGTCCTGAGTTCCGTATTGTTAAAGGCTCTACACAACCTTCGTCGGTTCCTCAGATGCGTACTCAACCACCATGGCAGACTCAGAACCGCAATACTGGATGGCAGCCACAAGCATATCAAGCCATCATGTCCGATTCATCAACATGGTTGTTTGATAGCGGTGCCTCACATCACATGACGTCGGACTTGGCTAATCTCTCTTTGCATAATCCGTATGGTGGAAGTGATGATGTTCTACTCAGTGATGGGTCCGGACTTCAGATTTCTCACACTGGTTCTTTATCTCTTCCCTCTTATACTAAACCTTTCTTTCTTAATAGTGTACTATGTGTTCCATCACTTGAAAAGAATCTTATCTCTGTGTTTCAATTGTGTACCACTAATGGTGTGGCTGTTACTTTCACTCCAACATATTTTCAGGTCAGAGATCTGCTAACGGGGGCTCTACATCTGGAGGGAACACCTAAAGACGGAACTTACGAATGGCCGATCAGCACATCTCCCAAACGTCCATCTCTTGCCTTTGCTTCAGCTGTGAAGACATCCATGTCTGACTGGCACTCGCGTCTTGGTCATCCCGCTTTTCCAATTCTTCAAAAACTTATTTCTGAATTTCATTTACCTATTAGTTCGAATGTTTTAATGGCTTCTCCATGCAATGCATGTTCTATCAATAAAATGCACAAGCTTCCTTTTCAAAACTCGACTCTACACTCGTCTTTTCGTCTTGATATTGTCTTTTCCGATGTGTGGACATCTTCACTGATCTCGGTTGATGGTTTCAAATATTACGTAATTTTCGTCGATCATTTTACTCGTTACACATGGCTTTCTCCGTTAAAACAAAAATCACAAGTTTTCGAAGTCTTTACTAGATTCAAAGCCTTGGTTGAAAATCGATTTCAAGCCAAGCTTAGAACTCTATACACTGATAATGGGGGTGAGTACATTGCTTTAACCTCGTTTTTGGCTTCTCATGGCATCTCTCATATGACAAGCCCGCCTCACACTCCAGAGCATAATGGGATATCTGAGCGTCGTCATAGACATATTGTCGAGACAGGTCTTTCTCTTCTATCTCACGCTTCAATGCCTAAAACGCTCTGGACGTATGCTTTTGCAACAGCGGTCTATCTCATTAATAGAATGCCAACTTCGGTTTTAGATTTTAAAACTCCGTTTCAATGTTTACATGGACATGTCCCTAGTTATGAAAAACTTCGCATCTTTGGGTGCTTATGTTTTCCATGGGTTCGTCCATATGCATCCCATAAGCTTGATGCAAAATCCACCCCTTGTGTTTTTCTTGGATATTCCATGACACAAAGCGCATATTTTTGTTTAGATAGACAAACATCTAGAATTTATACTTCGAGACATGTAGTTTTTCATGAAACGGTTTTTCCATTTTCGGTTTCTACCACAAATGACCAAGAAGATGATGCTGCAGACAGTCTCACTCCTTCTTTTCCAATAGTTTCGGTGGTACCACAAACTAGTCAGCCACCGACTTCTCCCTATCCATTAGTTGTACCACAAGCCTCTACGCCCATAGTTCAACCTGGCCCTCCTGAGACAGAACCTGATACTTCTGCTGCTCAACCTGCAACGGCTCCAACTACAACAACCCAAGCTCCTACCTCCATAGATCCATTACCTACAGCCTCTCAACCAACTCGTGTTAGTACTAGAACCAGAAAACCTGTTCAGAAACTCAACCTCCATACCAAAATATCTCCATCTCTAGATAAGATACCCACGTCAATAAAAGAAGCACTAAAGAGCCCCCATTGGCGCAAAGCAGTGAGCGAGGAGTTCAATGCTCAAATAGGCAATCACACTTGGGATTTAGAAACTTTAACTGATGCAACTAACAAAGTTAATGTTGTAGGTTGCAGGTGGATCTTCACAATCAAAAGGAATCCTGACGGCACGATCGCTCGTTACAAAGCCCGTCTAGTCGCCAAAGGCTTTACTCAGCGTCCAGGAATTGATTATCATGATACGTTTAGTCCGGTTGTAAAACCTGCAACTATCCGTACTGTTCTCAGTATAGCTGTTTCTCGTAACTGGAACTTACGTCAACTTGATGTTAATACTGCTTTTTTGCAAGGTCACCTCAAAGAAGATGTCTACATGATGCAACCACCGGGGTTTCTTGATAAAGATCATCCTCAAGCTGTCTGCAAATTACGCAAGGCAATATACGGCCTTAAACAAGCTCCCCGAGCGTGGTACAATGAACTGCGAACGTTTCTTCTGCAATCAGGTTTCAAAAATTCTATTGCAGATGCGTCTCTGTTCATCTACAACACGAATGGCGTCCTCATCTACATGCTAGTCTATGTCGATGACCTCATTATCACCGGCAACAACACATACCACACATCACGGTTTATCGAATCCTTATCTCAACGTTTTTCACTTAAAGATTTAGATGATTTATCCTTTTTCCTTGGCATTGAAGTGCAGAGAACTAAGGATGGTCTTTATTTAAATCAATCTCGTTATATCTCAGATTTATTACATAGGACAAATATGACAGATTGCAATCCAATTAAAACACCTATGTGTTCTAACACACCTTTAACTCTGTTTTCAGGTACTCCTCTTGCTGATCCAACTGAGTATCGTGCGGTCGTTGGGAGCCTGCAATATCTTTCCCTCACCCGGCCAGACATCTCGTTTCCAGTCAATAAAATGTCACAGTTTATGCACA
The DNA window shown above is from Brassica oleracea var. oleracea cultivar TO1000 chromosome C3, BOL, whole genome shotgun sequence and carries:
- the LOC106328580 gene encoding uncharacterized protein LOC106328580 isoform X1, whose amino-acid sequence is MTTRMAGFGEEESGISDSEIIEGFLRPKIEGEAVAIPGLIVELGEELYTREPWLLPQTAHPILNPREWLYLGKPNRNNFPVDHEGCWVRIGSAILIRSEETDEIIGGTSRFRYRFRNKGDKHALRWSNWFMKECKASLDFYSRVLGMSLLKRLDFSEMKFSLYFLGYEVKIFSVTLG
- the LOC106328580 gene encoding uncharacterized protein LOC106328580 isoform X2 is translated as MTTRMAGFGEEESGISDSEIIEGFLRPKIEGEAVAIPGLIVELGEELYTREPWLLPQTAHPILNPREWLYLGKPNRNNFPVDHEGCWVRIGSAILIRSEETDEIIGGTSRFRYRFRNKGDKHALRCKASLDFYSRVLGMSLLKRLDFSEMKFSLYFLGYEVKIFSVTLG
- the LOC106330527 gene encoding uncharacterized protein At2g40430-like, with the protein product MGNRSKTSRKGKKAWRANISTEDIEDFFEKSTKDALSGGNLSAAPSEDLFHVDKSHDIPVKRKIEKHREKALRCDSVLKKNPFVQVVSSSKPKSKISKKKTNVVESKTFKQAQKNVDDGSVMTDLWGDDDNNNGEHEKNPRKIWKMTSSIPAVEVDPAGCSYNPTAESHEDMLAEAVAQEMQKVYKNELGPEPVPLTIDGNNNIEDEAGLLSVCNRIINGKSAYFLGVDNGSEGEEEADAEKESSEAGNNKNARTTKRVTRVVLNKRSRQKALRKMETKEKLKEKLSKEIDSLPKIFNLASLYNNF